From Triticum aestivum cultivar Chinese Spring chromosome 4A, IWGSC CS RefSeq v2.1, whole genome shotgun sequence, a single genomic window includes:
- the LOC123084318 gene encoding ATP-dependent zinc metalloprotease FTSH 5, mitochondrial-like, protein MGTTAAYLGLVLYAMLNRSGDLGTDEEYRNFSIKVLDDSNKGVTGKGRTLDEVNKVLDDSSKGATGKSRTLDEVNKVLDDIIKAVEDLKKAATNSSAKPSDVSGKGGNFDDVNKGTTDSSRKSSYVDAKKGSMSMKSTTGFRGVKGVDEAKAELEDLVHYLRNPKHFTSLGGKLPKGVLLAGPPGTGKTMLARAVADEAGVPFFARSGSDFEEMWVGVGPKRVRELFSEAKKQSPCIIFIDEIDTIAGQRQVNDRNGARETLNQLLVEMDGFKQNDGIIVLAATNFPQSLDKAVIRPGRFDRHVKAKGVDLMMIARGTPGFSGAALTNLVNEAALKAAKDGSEAVTMDHIEYSKDKIMMGSERKSAVIPDNCRNMTAYYTGGRALVAIHTDGAHLIYKATIIPRGNSLGMVIQMPEEEDAYKFSRKKMLAKLDILMGGKVAEEVIFGESEVSSDALSGLREATQLATDMVTKYGMSQRIGPVCYGNNDGKQTATLSWQATALVDEEVKELLVNARKNAENIITAHRNELNVLADALLEHGTLTGDQIKQLVNGLKLGNAQNQETPSSSEP, encoded by the exons ATGGGGACCACTGCAGCCTATCTTGGCCTTGTGCTCTATGCTATGCTTAACAGATCGGGTGACCTAGGCACGGATGAAGAATATCGTAATTTTTCTATCAAAGTGTTGGATGATTCGAACAAGGGGGTCACTGGAAAAGGCCGTACCTTGGATGAAGTGAACAAAGTATTGGATGATTCGAGTAAGGGGGCCACTGGAAAAAGCCGTACCTTGGATGAAGTGAACAAAGTGTTGGATGATATAATCAAAGCCGTGGAAGATTTGAAGAAGGCGGCCACAAATTCAAGTGCGAAGCCTAGTGATGTCAGTGGAAAAGGCGGTAACTTTGATGATGTGAACAAAGGGACCACAGATTCAAGCAGGAAGTCCAGTTACGTTGACGCCAAAAAAGGTAGCATGTCAATGAAATCAACCACGGGATTCCGTGGTGTCAAGGGAGTTGACGAAGCAAAAGCTGAGCTCGAGGACTTAGTTCACTACCTAAGGAATCCCAAG CATTTCACGAGCCTTGGTGGCAAGCTTCCAAAGGGTGTTCTGCTTGCTGGCCCACCAGGCACAGGGAAAACCATGTTGGCGAGAGCTGTCGCTGACGAAGCTGGCGTCCCATTCTTTGCGCGCAGCGGCAGCGACTTCGAGGAGATGTGGGTGGGTGTTGGGCCTAAAAGAGTGAGGGAGCTCTTCAGTGAAGCAAAGAAGCAATCCCCTTGCATCATATTCATCGATGAGATTGACACCATCGCTGGGCAAAGGCAAGTAAATGACAGAAATGGGGCGAGGGAAACTCTGAACCAGCTGCTCGTTGAGATGGATGGCTTCAAGCAGAATGACGGTATCATTGTTCTCGCAGCGACCAACTTCCCACAGTCACTGGATAAAGCCGTTATTAGACCCGGGCGTTTTGACCGTCAT GTCAAAGCCAAGGGTGTGGATCTGATGATGATTGCGAGGGGGACACCAGGATTCTCAGGTGCAGCCCTTACAAACTTGGTGAACGAGGCTGCTCTGAAGGCTGCCAAGGATGGGTCGGAAGCTGTTACGATGGATCACATTGAATATTCCAAGGACAAGATCATGATGGGCAGCGAGCGCAAATCGGCGGTGATACCTGATAACTGCAGGAACATGACTGCGTACTACACTGGAGGAAGGGCCCTTGTTGCTATCCACACGGATGGCGCTCACCTTATCTACAAGGCTACCATTATCCCGAGGGGAAACTCTCTTGGCATGGTGATCCAGATGCCTGAGGAAGAAGACGCCTATAAATTCTCAAGGAAGAAGATGCTGGCGAAATTGGACATCCTCATGGGCGGCAAGGTAGCCGAGGAGGTTATATTTGGAGAGAGCGAGGTGAGCTCTGACGCCCTGTCTGGTCTAAGAGAGGCGACTCAGCTGGCGACAGACATGGTCACCAAGTATGGAATGAGCCAGCGGATCGGCCCTGTTTGCTACGGCAACAATGATGGGAAGCAGACGGCGACCTTGAGTTGGCAAGCGACAGCCCTGGTCGATGAGGAGGTGAAAGAATTACTGGTCAATGCTCGCAAGAACGCGGAAAATATTATCACGGCGCACCGCAATGAGCTTAATGTGCTAGCCGACGCCCTTCTCGAGCATGGAACTCTCACTGGGGACCAGATCAAACAGTTGGTAAATGGTCTTAAACTTGGTAATGCGCAGAATCAGGAAACACCATCTTCATCCGAACCCTAG